The Gymnogyps californianus isolate 813 chromosome Z, ASM1813914v2, whole genome shotgun sequence genome has a window encoding:
- the HINT1 gene encoding adenosine 5'-monophosphoramidase HINT1 isoform X3: MADEISKAQAARPGGDTIFGKIIRKEIPANIIYEDEQCLAFHDISPQAPTHFLVVPKKPIVRLSEAEDSDESLLGHLMIVGKKCAANLGLTNGFRMVVNEGPEGGQSVYHVHLHVLGGRQLGWPPG; encoded by the exons ATGGCTGACGAGATCAGCAAGGCGCaggccgcccgccccggcggcgACACCATCTTCGGGAAGATCATCCGCAAGGAGATACCCGCCAATATCATCTATGAGGACGAGCAG TGCCTTGCGTTCCACGATATTTCACCCCAAGCTCCAACACATTTCCTAGTGGTTCCTAAGAAGCCAATTGTCAGGTTATCTGAAGCAGAAGATTCCGATGAATCT cttcttGGGCATTTAATGATTGTTGGCAAGAAGTGTGCTGCTAACCTGGGCCTGACCAATGGATTCCGGATGGTTGTGAATGAAGGGCCTGAGGGTGGGCAGTCTGTCTATCACGTACATCTCCATGTTCTGGGTGGTCGTCAGTTGGGCTGGCCTCCTGGCTAA